The DNA sequence CACCTCGATGGTGATCGTGGCCTGCATCGCGCTGTCGATCATGATCTCCAACCACATCGTCATCCCGGTGCTGCTGCGGGTGCCCGGGCTGTCGGCCAGCCCGCGCTGGAACGTGAAGACGCTGCTGCTGGCCAGCCGGCGGATCAGCATCGTGCTGATCCTGCTGCTCGGCTGGCTCTACTACCGGATCAGCGCCCAGTCCGACGCGCTCGCCTCGATCGGGCTGATCTCCTTCGCCGGCGTCGCCCAGTTCCTGCCGGCGATGCTGGGCGGGCTGTTCTGGCGCGGCGGCACCGCGCGCGGCGCCATCGCCGGGCTCAGCGCCGGCTTCCTGCTGTGGGCCTACACCCTGCTGGTGCCCAGCCTGGAGCGCTCCGGCTGGGCCTTCGCCGGACTGATCGAGCACGGCCCTTGGAACGTCGCCCTGCTGCGGCCGGAGGCGCTGTTCGGCGCCGAGGGCTGGGACCCGCTGGTCCACGCGCTGTTCTGGTGCCTCAGCGCCAACGTGTTCTTCTACGTGGCGGTGTCGCTGCTCAGCGAGGCCAAGCCGCTGGAGCGCCTGCAGGGCACGCTGTTCGTCGACGTGTTCCGCAACCCGCCGGGCAGCGAACCGCGGGTGTGGCAGCGCTCGGCCGCGGTCGAGGACCTCTACATGCTGGCCCAGCGCATCATCGGGCCGGAGCAGGCGGTGCGCATCTTCCAGGACTATGCCCGCGGCCAGGGTGGCGGCGACAGCCTGCCCGACCCCGACCCCGAATTCATCGCCTTCGTCGAGCGCCAGCTCGCCGGCTCGATCGGCGCCGCCTCGGCGCGGGCGATGGTGTCGCGGGTGGCGACGGGCGAGACCATCAGCCTGGACCAGGTGATGAAGATCCTCGACGAGACCCAGCAGCTGATCGAGTACAGCCGCCGGCTGGAGGAGAAGTCGCGCGAGCTGGAACTGACCGCCGAGCAGCTGCGCAACGCCAACGAGCAGCTGAAGCGGCTGGACATCATGAAGGACGACTTCCTCAGCCGGGTCAGCCACGAGGTGCGCACGCCGATGACCTCGATCCGCTCCTTCTCCGAGATCCTGCTGGAGCTGAAGGATCTGGACAGCGAGCAGGCGCGCCGCTTCCTCGACATCATCGTCAACGAGAGCCAGCGGCTGACCCGCCTGCTCGACGAGATCCTCGACCTGAGCCGGCTGGAGAATGCCGACGTGCCGTGGCCGGTGCAGGTGTTCGACCCCGACGCGGTGCTGGCCGACGCCGTCGCCACCATGTCCGGCCTGGCCGAGCGCGCGGCCACCCGGATCGAGACGGCGCCGCCCGGCCGCGCCGCCCTGGTCCGCGCCGACCGCGACCGGCTGAAGCAGGTGTTCATCAACCTGCTGTCCAATGCGATCAAGTACAACGACGCCGCCGACCCGCGCGTCTCCGTGCGCAGCGAGGTGCGCGACGGCCGCTACCAGGTGCACATCGCCGACAACGGGCCCGGCATCGCCGAGGCCGACCAGGCGGTGATCTTCTCCAAGTTCGCGCGCGGCTGGGACGCCGGCGAGCGCAGCTCCGGCGGCAGCGGGCTGGGGCTGGCCATCGCCCGCCAGATCGTCCAGCAGTTCGGCGGGCGGATCTGGGTGGTGTCGACCAAGGGTGCCGGCGCCACCTTCTCGGTCAGCCTGCCGCTGGTGCGGGCCGAGGCGCGCGGCGAGACCCAGGCGGCATAGGGCGGCGCCGGCCCCCGGCGCAATCCGCGAGACAACGCCCCCGCCCGGGTATAATGTAGCAGCCGCATCTGCACATCTGCCGAGGGTCCGGCGGTGCGTCGCGGTTCCGTGCTCGCTTTCGCGTTCATCGCCGTGGGGCTCGTCGCCGCGCGCGGGCAGGATGCCGCCGCGGACGACGCATCCGCAGCCGACTGCGACCGGCTGGCCGCGCTGCCGGGTACGGTGCCGGCGTCGCCGGCGTCGCCTTTGCCGACATCGATGCCGAAGCCGCCATGGCCGCCTGTGCGGCCGCGGTGCAGGCCCAGCCGGGCACCGCCCGCTTTGCCTTCCAGTATGCGCGCGCCCTGCACCGCGCCGGCCAGGCGCCGGCCGCCGCCCGACTGTACGAATGGGCGGCCGGCGACGGCTTCGCGCCGGCGCAATATGCGCTCGGCATCATGTTACAGACCGGCGACGGCGTGCCGGCCGACCCGGCGGCGGCGCGCCGCTGGCTGGACGCGGCGGCGGCCCAGGGCTATGCCGCGGACCCTGTCGTCGCGTCGGGCCCGCCGGCGGCCGCAACCCCCGTCGCCGCAGTCGCCGACCCGTCGCCGACCGACCTGCCGGACGGGCTGGAAGCGCTCGCGGACGCCCTCGACGGCGTGCGCCGCGACGCATCGCGCGATCGGTTCGACCTCGATGCGGTGCCGCTGCCGGCCGGCGCGCCGGTCGAGGCCGTCACCGCCTGGGTGGCCGACCAGACCGCGCTGGTGCCCTATCGCGGCAGCCTGCGCGGCGCCCGCGGCACGCTGATCGACCGGACCGGCAACAGCCTGGATCGCGCCCTGCTGCTGGCCGCGCTGCTGTCGGCCGCCGGCTACGAGGTCAGGCTGGCCCGTACCACGCTCGACGCCGCGACGGCCGCGGCGCTGCTCGACGCCTATGCCGCGCCGCCGGACGAGCCGGCGCCGGCGTTGTCCGCCGAAGCGCTCGCGCAACGCCTGACCGCGGCGGCCGGCGGTGCGGTGCCGGACCTGCCCGCGGCGCTGGCGCGCGCGGCAGCCGACGATCGTGCCGTCGCCGACGCCGTGCAGCGGCGTTCGGACGCGATGAGCCGCGACCTGCTCGCCCGGCTCGGCGACGTCGCGGTCGGGACCGCCGCCGCCGACCGCGCCGCCGCGATCGCGGCGTTGCAGGATCACTGGTGGGTCCAGGTCCGACGCACCGGCGGCCTGCTGCCCGGCTGGACCGACGCCGACCCATCGGCCGGCACGGTCGGGCATGTCGACGCGGCGGAAACGCTGTCACCGACCGATCTGCCGACAGCGCTGCAGCACGCGGTCGTGCTGCGCGTGGTGGTGGCGTTCTGGGTCGACGGCGGGCTGCGCGAGGAAACGGTGCTGGAGCACCGGCTGGTGCCGGCGGACCTGCTCGACCGGCCGGTGGTGCTGCGCCAACTGCCGGTCAGCGCGCTGCCGGCGTTCCGGGCGACGCCCGGTGCCGATGCCACCGAGACGGCGCTGGCGGCGGCAACGGAGGCCTGGGTCTGGCAACCGGAACTCAGCATCGGCGGCGAGGTGTTTGCCGACCGTCTGTTCACAACGGCCGGCACGGTGCTGCCGGCGAACGCCGACTCGCTGCGCGAACTCGGCCTCGGACCGACCCTGTTCGGCGACACCAACGCGGTCTCGCAGGATGCGGTCTCGATGCTGAGCGACGAGCCGGTTGCCGCCGAGCCCGTCGCGCCGGACGAGGCCAACGCGCCGGTGCGGGTCGCGGCCGAGTGGCTGGCGATCGAGATCGACGTGCCTGGCGCCGCGCCGGTGCTGCAGCGGCGCACGGTGTTCGACCTGCTCGGCCCGGTCGCACGTTCGGCGTCCCCGGTCCCTGCACCGACGCTCGACCGCGCCGAACGGCAGCGCCGGGCGCTGGCGCTGCTGCGCGAGGTCGACATCCAGATCGCCGGCGCCTCGACGCTGGCCGACTTCGTCCGCGGCGTGCTGGCCCGCGACATGGCGGCGCTGCTGCGCGCATTGGCGCCGGCGCTGCGGGACGGCGCGGAACCGACGGCGGAGCCGACCGTCGGCCTGCCGCGGATCCCGCTGCCGCTCTACCGCTACGCGGCGCTGCGCTTCGCCGGTACCGCCGCCCGGCCTTATCTCGACCGCCCCAACGTCTCGCTGCTGTGGACCGGCCTCGACGGCGAGCGGGCAGACGCGCTGCAGCCTTGGCAACAATACGACATCGTCGCCAACGACGTCGGCGTGGTGGCGGCCGACGGATTTGCGGCACGGCTGGCCCAGGGCGTGCGCGACTCCGTCACCGAGGACGAACTGGCCGGTACCGGGGTTCCCGGCAGCACCGCCTCGCTCTACGAGGCCGGCCTCGCCGCCGGACGGCCTTGGCTGCTGCTCGACCCCGCCGACCCCGGCGCAGTCGGCGGGCTGGCGCTGCCGGACGCGGCACGGGCCGCCATCGCCGCCGACCTTGCCGGCGGCGCCTACGTGGTGGCACCGCCCAGCCCGGTCGAGACGGACGCCGGGCCGAAGGTCGCATGGTGGCGGATCGATGCACGCAGCGGCACGACCCTGGGCATGACCCCGCACGGCGGTGCCGACATGGTCGAGAACGCCTTTCTGGTCGCCCAGGGCGTGCAGACCGGCCTGTGCTTCATGATGCTCGGCAGGGCCATTGCCGGCAACGACGCCGGCGGCGCCGCCGCCGGCATGGCCTGTGCCGCGGGCGGGGTCGGCGGCGCGGTGGCCGGCGGCATCGGCGGCGGCGTGATTGCCATGGTCACGGCGATGCTGGCCACCGGAATCCTGATCGGGACCGGCTAGCCGGCAGGCCTGGGGGGCAAGGTGACCGGAACAATGCGATCGCGACAACCGGCGTCCCTGTCGGGCGTCGTTTCCGGGCGGAACGCCGGCCTGCTGTGCCGGACCGCCGCCCTGGCGTGCGCCGCCATCGTGGCCGCATCGGCGGCGCGCGCCGACGAGAGCGCCGCGGACGCCTGCGACCGGCTGGCGGCGGAGCCCGGCGGCGTGGCGGGCGTGCCGGGCGTCGCGCTTGCGGACATCGACGCCGCGGCCGCGCTGGACGCATGCGCGCAGGCGCTGCGGGACTTCCCCGCCGAACCGCGCCTGGCCTACCAATATGCCCGCGCGCTGGGCGCAGCGGCGACGTGGAGGCGGCGGCGCGGCTCTATGCCTGGGCCGCCGACGACGGCCTGGCCGGCGCGGCCGAGGCGCTGGCGCGGGTACGGGCGGCGGCCGCCGCCGGCGCGGAGCCGGTCGGCGACGATGCGCTGGCCGCGGGCCTGGACCGCGTGGCCGAGGTCCTCGACGCGCTCGGCCGCGACGCCCCGCGCAGCCGCATCGACCCGGTGGCGGTGTTGCAGGCGGCAGGACCGTCGGTCGAGGCGCTGACCGGCTGGGTCGCCGACAACGTGGCGCTGGTCGGCTATCGCGGCAGCCTGCGCGGCGCCCGCGGCGCCTTGCTGGACCGCCACGCCAACAGCCTGGACCGCGCGCTGCTGCTGGCCGAGCTGCTCGGCATGGCCGGATACCAGGTGCGGCTGGCGCACGCGACGTTGGACGCCGCTTCCGCGGCCGCCCTGCGCGATGCCTCCGCCGTCGCCATCGCCGACGACCCGGCGCCGGACCGGGCCGCCACCGTTGCCCGGCTTGCCGAAGCTGCCGGCGACGCGCTGGCGCCGCTGGCCGAAACGGTGGCGCGCGAGACCGAGGGGCAACGCGCGCTGGCCGAGACGGTCGACCGGCGCAGCGACACCATCGCCGCCGATCTGCTGGCAGCACTGGGCGAGCGCGGGACCGGCGCCAGCGGCGACTTCGACGCGGCCCTCGCCGACCATTGGTGGGTCCAGGTCGCCGAGGGCGACGGCTGGGTCGACGCCGATCCGTCCGCAGCACTTGTCGCCGCACCGGCGGCGCAGGAGAGCTTCGCCGCCGACGCCCTGCCGGACGCGCTGCAGCACCGCGTCACCCTGCGGCTGGTGGTCG is a window from the Alphaproteobacteria bacterium genome containing:
- a CDS encoding sensor histidine kinase; amino-acid sequence: MLDTGLVLFTALSYVALLFVLAFLSDRRAKAGQRGLLGSPAVYTLSIAVYCTSWTFYGAVGSAARNGLEFAAIYLGPTLVFIGWWFLLRKLVRISKTHRITSIADFVSSRYGKSTSLSVLVTLIAVIGTTPYIALQLKAVTISFGVVAQAAGSVDPDGFAGPLFDTAFWVAVAMAAFTILFGTRNVDADEHHPGVVAAIAFESLVKLMALVAVGLFVVFGLGGVGLAGVIDGAALGRAMDQLVHLPDGFAPRWITITFLSATAILCLPRQFQVTVVEISNERHLYTASWLFPLYLLLISLFIIPIAAAGLITQPAGANPDLFVLTVPMSEGQNGLALFAFIGGFSSATSMVIVACIALSIMISNHIVIPVLLRVPGLSASPRWNVKTLLLASRRISIVLILLLGWLYYRISAQSDALASIGLISFAGVAQFLPAMLGGLFWRGGTARGAIAGLSAGFLLWAYTLLVPSLERSGWAFAGLIEHGPWNVALLRPEALFGAEGWDPLVHALFWCLSANVFFYVAVSLLSEAKPLERLQGTLFVDVFRNPPGSEPRVWQRSAAVEDLYMLAQRIIGPEQAVRIFQDYARGQGGGDSLPDPDPEFIAFVERQLAGSIGAASARAMVSRVATGETISLDQVMKILDETQQLIEYSRRLEEKSRELELTAEQLRNANEQLKRLDIMKDDFLSRVSHEVRTPMTSIRSFSEILLELKDLDSEQARRFLDIIVNESQRLTRLLDEILDLSRLENADVPWPVQVFDPDAVLADAVATMSGLAERAATRIETAPPGRAALVRADRDRLKQVFINLLSNAIKYNDAADPRVSVRSEVRDGRYQVHIADNGPGIAEADQAVIFSKFARGWDAGERSSGGSGLGLAIARQIVQQFGGRIWVVSTKGAGATFSVSLPLVRAEARGETQAA